TTTGGCTTAAGCACTTTCAACGGTTTgcattcatgtacatgtacatgtactgtaaggTTAGGGACACTGCCCAAAGTTTAGGAATTAGGGTCAAGCTTTCAATTTAGTGATTAGGTTGTGCACTGtcttatttgaaacagttaggATTGCAGGGGGTGTATGACAACTGTAAAGCGTTCTTTCACATGTAGGGTAAAGGTGTTACCAATAGattgtaaagaagctgtggtggTGTGTCCGtgggaaagtgaaataaagagGGGGTTTATCAAGTGAGTTGATGTGGTAAATAATttgaccactgtaaagaaatttgaaagctggcaTTTTGAGCATTAGTCTTTCCTCAGAGCTAAACCCTTTCCTGTCTTTCACCTAGTAGGACTAGATTTTGTAACGAAGAAACAGTGATATTCTTAAATGAGTCATTCCGCAATACATTAACTTGTTTAATACAAGATTTATAAATATTGGTCTCTCAGATTTTCAGTTAACAAGAGCATTATACAGGGTGGGGTAGGACTGAGGTAATGGAgaagatcagggaggggtaggagaAGAAGAACGCAAGGAAGGAATGTTACattcttttttagaccccccaaaaaaccaagcccctgttttttaactacacccccaaaaaaggaaaattcgtTTTTTAgaaagttgataaaaataaaccagtttaaaatattttggactggttcaaaaaaaaattaaaccagaagtcaaaattgaactacaacatctACATACTCTCatttaaacacagctattgaccaggCGGTTCCCATCAGGTGAAAAAAGACTGCCTGTTCCTTTTGTTTCCTAAGAGTTTTGACATAAttatttttcactgaaacacgaCAGAGGACTGCGACTAGTTGCACATGTGCCTTGTGATTGAAGTGATGCCAGATTTCCAATGAAAAGTTagttcaaagaaccatccatgcaaccttttgtagggctcttgactTAAAAgattccttagcaaccattgtctttctgtagttaagtgccacctcccccccccctccgttCCTTAACGATTGTAGGTAATCCTCTCTTTCTGCTGTTTATAATAGGAGACTCAGAGAGAAAAAACAAGAGCACACTGTCAGTGAGAGTCTGTGCTGAGGTGAGAGGGTAATCCTAaccaattttgaaacaattcaaCTTGACTTGTTTTTGTGATGACACATTATCAGTATAAATTTCTATCAATCTTTATTTCAATCAATGCAAGCCCTTCTATATTTCTGGGAGGACATACTAACGCACTGCGGTTTTAAGCCTCTATCCAATGAATATAATTATGGGGAGGGAAAGATCTCGTTTGTCCGTTTTACGTATTACTTCCCACTTTTTGGAGTTATGGCGCACTTGTCATTTACACTGTAGATGCCCAGGATTCATCAGATCTACTTCAGATTGTAGGGCTTCAGGGAGGACAAAGGGACAGGGATGCTTGTCAGAAATTTAGAATTAAACctctaaaggagaccaatctgggcatgGCCCAAtttttttgtgacccctaaaagagacgaAAATTAAAACGTATTAGCGGAGCTCAGTGCGCGGAGCACcacagttaagaaaatatggtaacccatcgatgcaagaaattttggtaTGATAGTCATGACGACATCACTTCAAGTCATGCATCGGAGggatgtttatttttaatttgtttagagctgcttttttctctatattgcaatttttggcatatctttagaagctctgataaggttgcatgatacctgggaggacctatgactagaacagaatcAAAACtgagagagaaagagaatgacaaaaaaaaaaaacaacaataccagtaatagctcaaacttggtggaagaagttactccacaaattccttCCTTGGGTACTAAACCGTTCgatatttttacggatgcgtaatttcaaaaagtggtttaatcgcttattcctttgttcagaaatgaaactcGAAGTTTTATTCTCAGCTGGGatcaaataacaattatctgtactcttttggacgtAAAGAAATATAGTTGATTTGTTTATtagttttgctctaaaatgggAGTGTCGGGAATCCGTTGTTGGCATGGTTGCCACAGGTCAGGAAATAGTCAgggggaaaaaaaattcttcaaggTCAGGGAGAAGTCGGGGAATTTCACTTTGAGTCAGGGAAAATTTACATCTTTGCAAAAAGTCAgggaaaagtgaaatttcaaattctttGGTACATTTCAAGGACATAACACATGTTGGATTAGTAGGATATTGTTTCATTTAATTGAACGACAAGCTGATGTTAGGTTTCCAAGAAAATCAATCCTTTTTCCATGTTACGTTAAGGAACTATCAATTCATGTACACTGCGTGTGTCTTGCTGAAAGCATTAATAAATGGGTGGAGAGGATGGCTGTGAGGGGAGGTTGGAGGCCATTATCAGGACTAATTTGTGAAATTCTTAATTCAGTTGGTCAGGGAAATTTTACACTTGTCAGGGAAACGTCAGGGAATTTCAAACACCTATGGCTGTAGCAACCATGGTTGGCGTTACGCATTGCGTTACGCGTTACCTCTCTGGTCACGTGTTTAGCTTCAAGTTGATTGACAGATTAGTCATGTGGGAGAGAGAGAATGTGAGAGATGTTGATTGTCAAAAGGGAGAGTAAGGAGGAGTGTTTAGATAAAAGGTTGTTTACCTTGATAGATCGAGATTGTTACGAGATTGTGAGGTTACAGTCCTCAGACGGAAGAAAATAAAGATTGTGAAGCCCACAGATGTGTGGATTTTTTACATAGTGGTCCTCCGAGACGGATAACCGAACTTGAAGTCGACAAGATTGGCCACGTGTGCGGACTGAAAATTTGTCGGTCGAAGAAGACACAGCGAAGAAAGTAAAAATCAGAGCGGCCCACAGAGGATCTGCCACGAAACTTCTTATTCGTTTGAAAGACAGGCTGAGTGATGAAGAGAATCCAATGGAGAAATTCTGGTTGAAAGAATCAATTCAGTCGATGCGACTGAAGATAGAGTCGCTCAAAACATTGGATGACCAAATAATTGAGCTTATTGCAAGTGGAACGGCCGAAGGTGTCGACAAGCGTATCGAGAAAGAAATAGAGACCAGCGATTCAGTGAGGGCGGAATTGAACGATGTCGTGATGAGAATGGAAGACGCGATGAGTAAAATCGAATCGCCACCGCCGATAGTTCAGCCAAATACCGTACCACCCGCTGAAGTTCATTCAAACGTGGCGTCAGGAATTCCTCAGAAAGCAAGACGAAAGCAAGACTTCCCAAACTTAAAGTGAGGAAGTTTAACGGGAAGGTCCAAGAGTGGCAAGAATTCTGGGACGCCTTCGAAAGCGCCATCGACCACAACGAAAGCCTCACAGCCGTGGACAAATTCGCCTACTTACGAAGTTTAGTCACTGAACCGGCCAGAGCAACTATTGCGGGATTCTCCTTGACAGCAGTGAACTATGCGGCCGCTGTTgatgttttgaagaaaaagtaTGGAAAGGAAACTGCCATACAGCGTGCTCATGTGAATGACTTGCTAAATTTGACGCCGGTTTTCAGCGATAAAGATACGACTCGTTTGAGAAAACTATACGACAGCTGCAGTGCTCATTTTAGAGGTCTCAAGGCGCTCGGAGTGGACGAAACTACCTTCGCAGCAGTAATAGTTCCCGCCGTTTTACAAAAGTTGCCCGAAGCATTTCGCCTGACCATCACAAGGGGAGCCGATTTTCTGAACTGGTCAATGGAGCAGCTGTTGAGCGCGTTTTTAAAGGAGTTAGAACTGAGGGAAGATCATTACTACGCAATGTCTTCGGTTGGAAATATGCAGAACAGGAAGGACATCAACACATTTTACATGAAGCAGGAAGTCGAGAACTGTGCGTTTTGCCTTGGGAGACACGCACCAGCGAACTGTAAGAAAGTGAGCGATGTGAATGCACGTAAGAACATTTTAGTTAAGTACAGTAGATGTTTTAAATGTTTGCAAAAGGGACACAGAGCCCGAGATTGTAAGTCGATTGAATTATGTAACAAGTGTGGGACGTCCCACCACAGTTCGATTTGTGATAAGCAGTTTAAGCCAGCAGTCAGTGAATTTGAAGTTAGACCAGAGGCTAACCCTACCACTACTAGCCCCAGTAGTTTTCATGTTGGTGCGGGAGATCGTGTAGCCCTACAGACTGCCCGTGCAGTCGTCACTGGGGAGGGTCAGCCACAGAGGGTTAGAGTTTTATTTGATGCTGGCAGCCATCGTTCCTTTGTCACAGCCGGAGTTGCTCGGCTTGCATGGCTTCCTCTAACCAGGTAAGACTGGCTTGCAATAAGTACATTCGGTCAACGCTCAAGAAATACGAAGCTAAGGGACGTTGTCCAAGTCAGGGTGAGTCCTATAGGGGGGGAGAGCTTCATTAACATGGAGTCATATGTAGTTCCCGAGATttctagtatacccatgtagaATTAGTAAAATCTGATTATCCCCATTTGAAAGGGCTGTGGTTCTCTGATGTGAGTAAGGGAAGGGATGAGATGGTTATAGACGTACTGATCGGGGCTGACTACTTGTGGCATTTTCAGAAAGGGTGCACAATCAGGGGCAAGTTTGATGAACCTGTTGCTGTAGAAACAAAGTTGGGGTGGGTTTTGTCAGGACCCTTGAAGGGCCAAGACACGTGTGCGGATATACGCTTCACCCAAGTAAACTTCATCGCAAGTTCTGTTGAAGAGCACGAAAGTCTAGAAGATGTTCAAAGATTGTGGGATCTGGAGACACTAGGTATTAGAGAGATTACCGATCAGGTTCATGAGTCATTTGAGAATAACATCTCATTCAATGAGTCCAGGTACTCAGTTTGCTAACCTTGGAAGGAAGGGCACCCAGAACTACCCACTAACTATGGAACCAGTCTGTATCGTCTTAGAACCCAGATGCAAAGACTGGAGAAGGACCCTGACATTCTCAAAGAGTATGGGAACATCATAGAAGAGCAGCTGAAAGCTGGGGTGATAGAAAAGGTAGCAGAATTGGACAATGCCCCCAGGGTTCATTACTTGCCTCACCAAGCAGTTGTTCGCAAAGAGTCAGCTACTACCAAGGTAAGAGTGGTATATGATGCATCCTCAAAAGAAAGTAAGAGTGTCGCATGTTTGAATGATTGTTTGCATGTGGGACCCCCTCTGACCCCCTTGCTTTACAACATTCTGCTTCGATTTAGGGAAAATAGAGTAGTCCTGGTAGGGGACATTGAGAAGACTTTTTTAAATGTGGAGGTTGACCCAGGGGATAGAGATTGTTTGCGCTTCTTGTGGGTGGAGAACCTCCTGATTTGTCCAAACTTGTTGTCTACAGGTTTTGTAGAGTTGTATTTGGACTGAATGCATCACCCTTTCTTTTGAATGCTACACTTCGACATCATGTCAAAAggtttgaaattaattttccgACTCAAGGTTTGTAGCGAAGTTATTGGATTCGTTTTATGTTGATGATTTTGTTGGTGGTGGAGCAACAACACAGGAAAGTTTGGAGTTGTACCAGAAGACTCAAACTCGAATGGTTGAAGGAGGTTTCAGACTCAGAAAATGGCTGACAAATGATCCTCAGCTAAGGGCCAAGATGGCAACTGAATCCCAGACTGGTGATAAACAAGATGTGGTGACAGAGGAAGACATAAGTTATGCTAAGTCTTCCGTGGGCATGAAGTTGGGATGCAAAGGCCAGAAGGTGTTGGGATGTGAATGGGATTATGAAGCTGATGTCATCACTGTTGATCTGACATCGGTCGCACAGCGTGCGGAAGGCTTGCCCGCCACTAAGCGGAATACATTGAGGCTACTAGCAGGAGTCTATGACCCCCTGGGGCTAATTAGCCCGGTAACATTGAGTGTCAAGGTTATATTTCAAGAGATCTGTCGTCAGAAGTGTGGATGGGATGAGCAGCTAGAGGGAGGTTTCAAGAAGGGTGTCGAAGATTGGATTAAGGGCCTTATTGACTGTCATAGGATTGATGTAAAGCGCTGCGTTTATGACCACCCTCGCGAAGAGGTGGAGGAGTGCTCACTTCATGGGTTCGCAGATGCAAGTAAGAAGGCTTACCGTGGTGTGGTGTACCTTGTTTACAGAACCCAGGTAGGTAGATATGCACAAATGTTGACTTCCAAGACAAGGGTGGCATCCTTGAAGGAGCTGTCAATTCCAAGGCTAGAGCTTATGGCAGCATTTATACTAGTGAAACTTATGGTCAATGTTGAAGGTGCTCTTACCTCGCAGCAGAGTGTTAAGCGTTCGAAACTGTGGCTGGACAGTCAGACTGCCCTGTTCTGTATTATGAACAGAGGGGAATGGAAACAATTTGTCAAACACCGTGTGAACGAAATTTTGAAGCTGAGTGACAAGGGAAATTGGAGGTACTGTCCAAGTCAAGAGAACCCTGCGGACATTGGGTCAAGAGGAATGCCTGCATCCGAGTTGAACCAGAATGTATTGTGGTGGCAAGGTCCTACTTGGTTAACAGAGTCAGAAGAGAGTTGGCCTTCAGAAGGATCAGTGTCACCTACCACTGAAAGTCGAGAAGAAGAAAGGACAACTAGCATCCTTGTAACCCGAACTGATCTGGTAGTGGGGATAGACAAAGTCATTGAAATTGACAAGTACAGCTGCATAAGGATGGTTTTGAGAGTGACAGCGTGGCTTAAACGGTTTTGCTTCAATGTGTCCAAGAAGACAAAGTCAGAGAGGAAGCATGGACCACTATCCTTGCAAGAGCTGACAGAGGCAGAGATTGACTGGATAAAAACAGCACAAGGAGAGTTAAAATGTCAAGAGAACTACAAGCAGCTTTCCAACAAGTTTGGTCTGATTGAAGACCATAAGGGTGTGATAAGATGCAGGGGACGGCTGGAGTATGCTGATTTGCCCATGGAAGCAAAGGAGCCGATATTGTTTACCCAAAGACCACCATCTGACGTTCCTAGAAATTCAAAGGTGTCACAAGAAGGTGCATCACTGTGGAGTGAAGAGTACTCTTGCAGAACTGCGCACCAAATTCTGGGTCCCCAAGGGGAGACAAGTTATGAAGAAGATATTGTCCCAGTGTGTGACATGCAAGAAGTGGGAGGGTACTGCATTTACCCAACCAGCCACTGCGAGTTTACCAGAATTTAGGGTCAATCTGGCTCCACCCTTCTCAAGGGTTGGAGTAGATTTTGCTGGGCCAATGTATGTCAAAGGACGAGGTAAGCAGTTAAAGAAAGTTTATGTTTGCTTATTCTCATGCTGTGTTACTCGGGCACTGCACTTAGACTTGGTGGAAGATCTCTCAACTCCTACATTCCTGAGGTGTCTGAGGAAGTTCACTTCTCGAAGAGGAACTCCTGCCTTAATTGTGTCGGATAATGCTAAAACTTTCAAAGGAGCAGAGAAAGAGATACGCTCACTTTCCCGACATCCCGAAGGGAGAGCAGAGCTAGACAACAAGGGTATTGAGTGGCGTTTTAACATAGCGAGGGCCCCATGGTGGGGAGGATTCTTTGAGAGGATGGTGAAAAGTGTTAAACAGTGCTTGAAAAAGGTCATTGGAAATGCAAGGCTTTCCTTTGACGAGATGTTAACAATTCTTGTGGAGGTTGAAGGTACCCTTAATTCAAGGCCCCTGACTTATGACGATGACAACCCATCAAAGGAGGTTCTTACCCCATCCCATTTGATTCATGGAAGAAGAATCCATTCATTGCCAGAAGTACTAGAGCCAGAAGAAGAGTTTGGAGAAAACACCGCAACATACACCAGGAGGCACAAATACCTGACTAAGAAGCTGCAACATTTTTGGAAGAGGTGGCAACGGGAATATTTAACTGCCTTACGGGAGAGTCATGAAAACAAAACTGCTGGGAAAGGAAAGATTGCCTAAGGAGGGAGATGTTGTAGTAGTACATGAAGATGGAGTGAAGAGAGGCCCGTGGAAGATGGGAGTGGTAGAAGGGTTGATCTGTGGACGAGACAAAGAGGTAAGAGGGGCCCATGTGAGGGTAATCACCAAGGGGAGGGATGCACACATAACTAGGCCAGTTCAGAAATTGTAGCCAATTGAAGTTCATGCAGGGCCAAATGCAGGTAAGAGACAAGACAGAAATCAAGTGCAACCAACAGATTTGCATGGGAGCAGTCGGCCTCGCAGAGTGGCTGCTTTGGATGCGGCTAAAAGAATAAGCCATCTGGCAAATCAGTAAAACAATTAACCTTGTGGCAGTGTTCTTGACTCACACGAGTCAAGAGGGGGGAGAGTGTCGGGAATCCGTTGTTGGCGTTACACATTGCGTTACACGTTACGTCTCTGGTCACGTGTTTAGCTTCAAGTTGATTGACAGATTAGTCATGTGGGAGAGAGAATGTGAGAGATGTTGATTGTCAAAAGGGAGAGTAAGGTGGAGTGTTTAGATAAAAGGTTGTTTACCTTGATAGATCGAGATTGTTACGAGATTGTGAAGTTACAGTCCTCAGACGGAAGAAAATAAAGATTGTGAAACCCACAGATGTGTGGATTTCTTACAGGGAGCGAataagtgcttttttaatccgtttgctcAACTATTTTTCGATCTGCCTCGACAGTAACAAGAAAACTGTgcgcttatgttataaacacgtaatcgcaatgagttctcgtaaaattagggagaaatatcactagcttgtgttttcagtagtttgtttaaagcacctaaaggtaatgTTGGAGAGGATCTTGTTTCAGGTTTccttgtcctttcttggttgcattaccgtattttgccgattcttgttccaaaccaagctggcgtgtttcaatgcaATACATCAAAATAtgaatgatctcattttcagagataacgtGGAATAAAGAAGATCAGTAAAACtcctttttgaccttgaactgacaaaatttCCTGACGGCTTCTAAtgttagcgtgattcctattttctagctggctattgacagttgactccgaaatggcttttttccttttccatttactcgctgagggtgtgcttgttttcttttaaaactcataggattcaagaaaatttcattgccaaactggtgaattccaaagtaaatttcacttgaaaaacggATATTGCACTCATCGCTTCATGGTTCATGCAATTTCGGTTCTTCGCAatttaggcaatgaatttttctttggaagaaagcaaagaaagtgatttaattaattaagcagtaaccggaaacaccaaaatGCGGACAATTTTataaaccttttattttcactattaaaccctacaggcagtaagaataaataaccagggagctccgcctttaggcttggctaaatctatatattacatatatttttatatttcttcgtgtGCAAACCTAAATGATGGCATTTTGCCAAGAACACCCTaaatgagaccaaaatccgaactTAACACCCCTAACCGAGATGACATCCCTGCCCCTTTCATATGCGGGTCTTCTGCGCCTGACTTAAACTTGTGTTATGGCCCTTTTAAGCGATTGTAATTTTTAGCCGTAGAGTGCTCAAATATAATTTAGTATGAAAATGATGAGGAAGGGATGATATTCAGATCACAGTGACAACTACTAGATCTGGGAGGAGGGCtattcactatttttttttgaatAGTTCATTGAGTTTTATTTAAGTTGTATTAAAAGTGTT
The genomic region above belongs to Montipora capricornis isolate CH-2021 chromosome 8, ASM3666992v2, whole genome shotgun sequence and contains:
- the LOC138014117 gene encoding uncharacterized protein produces the protein MEKFWLKESIQSMRLKIESLKTLDDQIIELIASGTAEGVDKRIEKEIETSDSVRAELNDVVMRMEDAMKSKTKARLPKLKVRKFNGKVQEWQEFWDAFESAIDHNESLTAVDKFAYLRSLVTEPARATIAGFSLTAVNYAAAVDVLKKKYGKETAIQRAHVNDLLNLTPVFSDKDTTRLRKLYDSCSAHFRGLKALGVDETTFAAVIVPAVLQKLPEAFRLTITRGADFLNWSMEQLLSAFLKELELREDHYYAMSSVGNMQNRKDINTFYMKQEVENCAFCLGRHAPANCKKVSDVNARKNILVKYSRCFKCLQKGHRARDCKSIELCNKCGTSHHSSICDKQFKPAVSEFEVRPEANPTTTSPSSFHVGAGDRVALQTARAVVTGEGQPQRVRVLFDAGSHRSFVTAGVARLAWLPLTR